Proteins encoded by one window of Anaerosalibacter sp. Marseille-P3206:
- a CDS encoding CDP-alcohol phosphatidyltransferase family protein, with protein MLDTHGRKYVAPLIKSVANVFIRLHFTANTITKIAFLVGIFSGILAYFEKEILAVIILWISGLLDAVDGEVARSQKDTTAWGTLMDITFDRIVELSIIIGLGLRFPNSRMELLFLSSAIIISMTVFLTVGALSEKKGMKSFYYQAGVMERTEGFILFSLMILFNKYLSIITIIYAVLVLFTAFQRLCEAKKILDN; from the coding sequence GTGTTAGATACCCATGGAAGAAAATATGTAGCCCCCTTAATAAAGAGTGTTGCAAATGTTTTTATAAGATTACATTTTACTGCAAATACCATTACTAAAATAGCTTTTTTGGTAGGAATATTCTCAGGCATACTAGCCTATTTTGAAAAAGAAATTTTGGCTGTTATTATACTTTGGATATCAGGGCTTTTAGACGCAGTAGATGGGGAAGTAGCTAGAAGTCAGAAAGACACAACAGCTTGGGGAACATTAATGGACATAACCTTTGATAGGATAGTAGAGTTGTCAATTATAATAGGTCTAGGTTTAAGGTTCCCTAATTCAAGGATGGAATTATTGTTCTTATCCTCTGCAATAATAATTTCAATGACTGTGTTTTTAACTGTAGGTGCATTGTCTGAGAAAAAGGGAATGAAATCTTTCTATTATCAAGCAGGGGTTATGGAGAGAACAGAAGGATTTATATTATTTTCTTTGATGATATTATTTAATAAGTATTTAAGCATTATTACCATTATATATGCAGTATTAGTACTGTTTACTGCTTTTCAAAGATTATGTGAAGCTAAAAAGATTCTAGATAATTAA
- the cobT gene encoding nicotinate-nucleotide--dimethylbenzimidazole phosphoribosyltransferase, with protein MGLLEETLKSIVPADEEAKEKAKERLDNFTKPIGALGVLEEIVIKMAGITGNIHNQIKNKNTVVMCADNGVVAQGVSACPQYFTKFLTENLIKGYTGVSVLSKLVGSEVTTVDIGVNAEIDEPKVINRKVAYGTKDMTKGPSMTREEAIKAIEVGIEIADKLYSEGVDILGTGEMGIGNTTSSAAVLSVFSGLDPETTCGKGAGLTEEQYQNKINCVKKAIELNKPNKEDALDVLSKVGGFDIAGMCGCFLSAAKNRKPIVIDGFISSAAALCAVNFNPLVKDYLFPSHLSKEPGAVYMAKELGLKPMLNLEMRLGEGSGCPLAFEMIEAALYIMDNMATFEESRLDKDSLIDIR; from the coding sequence ATGGGATTATTAGAAGAAACTTTGAAATCTATTGTGCCTGCAGATGAAGAGGCTAAGGAAAAGGCAAAGGAAAGACTTGATAATTTTACAAAACCTATAGGAGCATTGGGGGTTTTGGAAGAGATAGTTATTAAGATGGCAGGTATTACAGGTAATATACATAATCAAATTAAAAATAAAAATACTGTGGTTATGTGTGCAGACAATGGCGTAGTAGCTCAAGGAGTAAGTGCATGTCCTCAATATTTTACGAAATTTCTTACAGAAAATTTGATTAAGGGTTATACTGGAGTTTCTGTTCTTTCAAAATTAGTAGGTTCTGAAGTTACTACAGTGGATATAGGAGTAAATGCTGAAATAGATGAACCTAAGGTTATAAACAGAAAAGTAGCTTATGGAACAAAGGATATGACAAAGGGACCTAGTATGACTAGGGAAGAAGCAATAAAGGCTATAGAAGTGGGAATTGAAATTGCTGACAAACTATATAGTGAAGGGGTAGATATCCTTGGTACTGGAGAAATGGGAATAGGAAATACTACTTCAAGTGCAGCAGTACTCAGTGTGTTTTCGGGTCTTGATCCAGAAACTACTTGTGGCAAGGGAGCAGGGCTTACAGAAGAACAATATCAAAACAAAATTAATTGTGTAAAAAAAGCTATTGAATTAAATAAGCCAAATAAAGAAGATGCTCTTGATGTATTATCTAAGGTAGGTGGATTTGATATAGCTGGAATGTGTGGATGTTTTCTTTCAGCAGCTAAAAATAGAAAACCAATAGTTATTGATGGATTTATTTCATCAGCAGCAGCTCTTTGTGCTGTGAATTTCAATCCATTGGTGAAGGATTATCTTTTCCCATCTCATCTTTCAAAGGAGCCAGGAGCAGTTTATATGGCAAAAGAATTAGGGCTTAAACCTATGCTCAATCTTGAAATGAGATTAGGGGAAGGTTCAGGTTGTCCACTAGCTTTTGAAATGATAGAAGCAGCATTATATATAATGGACAATATGGCAACTTTTGAAGAGTCTAGACTTGATAAAGATTCATTAATAGATATTAGGTGA
- a CDS encoding TIGR04283 family arsenosugar biosynthesis glycosyltransferase → MISIIVPVLNEENKIEKTLQVLDRLKGQKEIIVVDGGSCDNTVKIAKSYGIVTESSKGRARQMNKGAEESSGDILWFVHSDSIVSVDSLGKIKETIDKGYIGGGFQLYFYDMDTLFMRYIAKTSNMRAKYLQLIFGDQGIFVKKDIFEKMNGYKDIELMEDWDFSRRLHKMGKVKMVESKIGTSARRFSSGGQLKTFLLMQKIRLLYLLGKSPSELNKMYREVR, encoded by the coding sequence ATGATTTCTATAATTGTGCCAGTTTTAAATGAAGAAAACAAAATCGAGAAGACATTACAAGTTCTAGATAGACTAAAGGGGCAAAAGGAGATTATAGTTGTAGACGGTGGAAGCTGTGACAATACAGTTAAAATAGCAAAGTCATATGGTATTGTAACAGAAAGTTCTAAAGGAAGAGCTAGACAAATGAACAAAGGTGCAGAAGAATCAAGTGGCGATATATTATGGTTTGTACACTCTGATTCTATTGTATCTGTAGACTCTTTAGGAAAAATAAAAGAAACTATAGATAAGGGATATATTGGGGGAGGATTCCAACTTTATTTTTATGATATGGATACTTTATTTATGAGATATATTGCTAAAACATCAAATATGAGAGCTAAGTATTTACAATTGATTTTTGGAGATCAGGGTATATTTGTGAAAAAGGATATATTTGAAAAAATGAATGGATATAAGGATATAGAGCTTATGGAAGATTGGGATTTTTCTAGGAGACTTCATAAGATGGGAAAGGTTAAGATGGTAGAATCTAAAATTGGAACATCAGCTAGGAGGTTTAGTTCAGGAGGACAATTAAAGACTTTTTTATTAATGCAGAAGATAAGACTACTATACTTACTTGGAAAATCTCCTTCAGAGCTAAATAAAATGTATAGAGAGGTGAGGTAG
- a CDS encoding aminoglycoside phosphotransferase family protein, producing the protein MVKSKLINDIYKYIDKNRGALNINIGDNYTVSFLAQGEYNINFILESEFGKYVFRVNTGSQLQLDNQIRYEYNALKVLEVSGVTPKVYYVDDTKSFFEYGILIMEFLNGEPLEYNRDLNKAGEIFAKIHSLDLSKIDNSNFIVESNIFTDRIVEAERLLNEFWDSPIIDIKLKKYFYNFISWAKNNSSKERYFIDNCWHVINNTEVNSHNFIIGDEGNYLIDWEKPVISDPCQDLTQFLAPTTTLWKTNHVLSAEEKEGFFKSYIDGLDVLDRDIRYRVQMYTPYLYLRALSWCGYAYIEYHNPNKKIKNMDTFNKIKEYLQVDFMDQLLKEYFDIKL; encoded by the coding sequence ATGGTTAAAAGTAAATTAATAAACGATATTTATAAATATATAGATAAAAATAGAGGAGCCTTAAATATTAATATTGGAGATAATTATACTGTTTCATTTTTAGCTCAAGGAGAATACAATATAAACTTTATTTTAGAATCTGAGTTCGGAAAGTATGTTTTTAGAGTAAATACTGGAAGTCAACTACAGCTAGATAATCAAATAAGGTATGAGTATAATGCATTGAAAGTATTAGAAGTAAGTGGTGTTACACCAAAAGTTTATTATGTAGATGACACAAAGAGTTTTTTCGAGTATGGAATTTTAATAATGGAGTTTTTAAATGGGGAACCATTAGAATATAATAGGGATTTAAATAAGGCTGGAGAAATATTTGCAAAGATACACTCTTTAGATTTAAGTAAAATAGATAATAGCAATTTTATAGTGGAATCAAACATTTTTACAGATAGAATAGTAGAAGCAGAAAGACTATTAAATGAATTTTGGGATTCGCCAATTATTGATATAAAATTGAAAAAGTACTTTTATAACTTTATTAGTTGGGCGAAAAATAACAGTTCAAAGGAAAGGTACTTTATTGACAACTGCTGGCATGTTATAAACAATACTGAGGTCAATTCTCATAATTTCATCATAGGAGATGAAGGAAATTATCTAATAGACTGGGAAAAGCCAGTTATAAGTGATCCCTGTCAGGATTTGACTCAGTTTCTTGCACCTACTACTACATTGTGGAAGACTAATCATGTTTTAAGTGCAGAAGAAAAAGAAGGCTTTTTTAAATCTTATATTGATGGATTAGATGTATTAGATAGAGATATTCGCTATAGAGTTCAAATGTATACTCCCTACCTATATTTGAGAGCTTTATCTTGGTGTGGATATGCATATATAGAGTATCATAATCCAAATAAGAAAATTAAAAATATGGATACCTTTAATAAAATAAAAGAATATTTACAGGTAGATTTTATGGACCAGTTATTAAAAGAATACTTCGATATAAAATTGTAA
- the gltX gene encoding glutamate--tRNA ligase — protein MEEVRVRFAPSPTGYLHIGGARTALFNYYFAKKNNGKFILRIEDTDTERLKEDSVSQILSSMKWLGMDWDEGPEIGGDFGPYFQSERTELYTKEIMRLVEEGKAYYCFCTEEDLEVEREEQKEKKLPFRYSGKCSHLSKEEVEKNLKEGKPYVIRIKIPREGTTEIEDLIRGNVSVNNTQLDDYIIMKSNGMPTYNLACVVDDHSMKISHVIRAEEHLSNTPKQFHIYKALGYELPQFAHLSMILAPDRSKLSKRHGATSVEEFRDKGYLKEALVNYLTLLGWSPGENEELFSMEDTLKKFSLDRVSKTAAIYDIDKLTWMNGNYLRDLDLDYIVEEAIPYFIESGLVTEVESKYEYIKRVVDSVREKVKLLPEIAEASAYFFKDIESYDEKGVKKRFMKDGVVELLEKGSEALRDAPAFDIETVERVYRDLIDELGIKGGDIIHPTRLALSGKTVGPGLFDIISILGKEECIKRMNSAILYIKNMK, from the coding sequence ATGGAGGAAGTAAGGGTTAGATTTGCACCAAGTCCTACAGGATATTTACATATTGGTGGAGCTAGGACAGCTCTATTTAATTATTATTTTGCTAAGAAGAATAATGGAAAGTTTATTTTGAGAATAGAGGATACAGATACTGAAAGACTAAAGGAGGATTCTGTATCGCAAATATTATCAAGTATGAAATGGTTGGGAATGGACTGGGATGAAGGTCCAGAGATAGGAGGAGATTTTGGTCCGTATTTTCAATCAGAAAGAACTGAACTATACACAAAAGAGATAATGAGACTTGTAGAAGAGGGAAAGGCGTATTATTGCTTCTGTACTGAAGAGGATTTAGAAGTGGAAAGAGAAGAACAAAAGGAGAAAAAACTTCCCTTTAGATATTCAGGTAAATGCAGTCATCTTTCAAAGGAAGAAGTAGAGAAAAATTTAAAAGAAGGAAAGCCTTATGTTATAAGGATTAAAATTCCAAGGGAAGGGACTACTGAAATAGAAGATTTGATAAGAGGAAATGTTTCAGTTAACAATACTCAATTAGATGATTATATCATCATGAAGTCCAATGGCATGCCTACTTACAATCTAGCTTGTGTTGTAGATGATCATAGTATGAAGATTAGCCATGTTATTAGGGCAGAGGAACATCTATCAAATACACCAAAGCAATTTCATATATATAAGGCTCTAGGATATGAATTGCCACAATTTGCTCATCTATCTATGATTCTTGCTCCTGATAGAAGTAAATTGAGTAAAAGACACGGAGCAACTAGTGTTGAAGAATTTAGAGATAAGGGATATTTGAAAGAAGCATTAGTTAATTATTTAACCTTATTAGGCTGGTCTCCAGGAGAAAATGAAGAATTATTTTCTATGGAAGATACTCTTAAAAAGTTTTCATTGGATAGAGTATCAAAAACAGCTGCCATATATGATATTGACAAATTGACTTGGATGAATGGCAACTACTTGAGAGATTTAGATTTAGATTATATCGTAGAAGAAGCTATACCATATTTTATCGAAAGTGGCCTAGTAACAGAAGTTGAATCAAAGTATGAATATATAAAAAGAGTTGTAGATTCAGTAAGAGAAAAGGTGAAATTGTTGCCTGAAATAGCTGAGGCTAGTGCTTACTTTTTTAAAGATATAGAGTCTTATGATGAAAAAGGTGTAAAGAAGAGATTTATGAAAGATGGAGTAGTTGAATTGTTAGAAAAGGGTAGTGAAGCACTAAGGGATGCTCCTGCTTTTGATATTGAAACAGTGGAAAGAGTTTATAGGGATTTAATTGACGAATTAGGCATAAAGGGTGGAGATATTATACATCCTACAAGATTGGCATTGTCAGGAAAGACTGTAGGGCCAGGTTTATTTGATATAATATCAATTTTAGGCAAAGAAGAGTGTATAAAGAGGATGAATAGTGCTATACTATATATAAAGAATATGAAATAA
- a CDS encoding TIGR04282 family arsenosugar biosynthesis glycosyltransferase → MKALILMTRIPLPGRTKTRLMDIFTGMECAGIHKAFLLDLFNLFDYLKNEIDIFLTYTPEDSFHIIEDMVPNYIESFPQKGEDLGEKMGNAIGKVLNKGYDSVVLIGSDIPSIQPEDIYKAFDILEVNDICLGPTYDGGYYLVGMRKLHTMIFNSNLKWGKKSVFEGTIAIANNEALSVGLAPIHRDIDTKEDLIKFIKETKECDNEGIFIPKNTLEYIENMERIPSWLKVN, encoded by the coding sequence ATGAAAGCACTTATTCTCATGACTAGAATACCTTTACCTGGAAGGACAAAAACTAGGCTAATGGATATATTTACGGGAATGGAATGTGCAGGCATTCACAAAGCTTTTTTATTGGACTTATTTAATTTATTTGATTATCTAAAAAATGAGATTGATATATTTCTTACCTATACTCCTGAAGACTCATTTCATATTATTGAGGACATGGTTCCAAATTATATTGAATCTTTTCCTCAAAAGGGAGAAGATTTAGGGGAGAAAATGGGGAATGCCATAGGGAAAGTTTTAAACAAGGGATATGATTCAGTTGTATTAATTGGATCAGATATACCAAGTATTCAACCAGAGGATATTTATAAGGCTTTTGATATATTAGAAGTCAATGATATTTGTTTGGGACCAACCTATGATGGAGGTTATTATCTAGTTGGAATGAGAAAACTTCATACTATGATATTTAATAGTAATTTAAAATGGGGAAAGAAATCTGTTTTTGAAGGAACTATTGCTATAGCAAACAATGAAGCCCTTTCAGTTGGATTAGCTCCTATTCATAGAGATATTGATACAAAAGAGGATTTAATAAAATTTATTAAAGAAACAAAGGAATGTGATAATGAAGGAATATTCATTCCTAAAAATACATTAGAATATATAGAGAATATGGAGCGGATACCATCATGGTTAAAAGTAAATTAA
- a CDS encoding ABC transporter permease gives MSNNKNQLYRIITCIFLIFLVLPLIVIVVWSFTKKWPWPYLLPKEYGLRGWKYLFNPNSKSLKTLLYSVWLSTVVTIITLIISIPAGKALGVYNFKGKKLIEILIFAPVIVPTVTVAMGIHLSFLKMGIANTFLGVVLIHLIPCIPYGVKILTSVFEIIGESMEMQAKVLGASSFQTFRYITLPLIIPGIISASSMIFIVSFSQYFLTFLIGGGRVVTFSMMMFPFIQSGDRMMGSVYSIVFILTTLVCLMIMEKAIRHYYKSGNFFYS, from the coding sequence ATGAGTAATAATAAAAATCAATTATATAGAATTATAACTTGTATTTTTTTAATATTTTTGGTATTACCTCTTATAGTCATAGTAGTCTGGAGTTTTACAAAAAAGTGGCCTTGGCCATATTTACTACCAAAGGAATATGGTCTTAGAGGATGGAAGTATTTGTTTAACCCTAATAGTAAATCCCTAAAAACACTTTTATACAGTGTTTGGCTTTCTACTGTTGTGACCATTATTACATTAATAATAAGCATTCCAGCAGGAAAGGCATTGGGAGTTTATAATTTTAAAGGTAAGAAGTTAATTGAAATATTGATATTTGCACCTGTAATTGTGCCTACAGTTACAGTAGCTATGGGAATACATCTTTCCTTTTTAAAGATGGGTATTGCAAATACTTTTTTGGGAGTTGTCCTGATTCATCTTATTCCTTGTATTCCATATGGCGTTAAGATACTCACAAGTGTTTTTGAAATAATAGGGGAATCTATGGAAATGCAAGCTAAGGTATTAGGAGCTAGTTCATTTCAAACTTTTAGATACATAACACTTCCACTAATAATACCAGGAATAATTTCTGCAAGTAGTATGATTTTTATTGTATCTTTTAGTCAATATTTTCTCACCTTCTTGATTGGTGGGGGAAGAGTAGTGACTTTTTCTATGATGATGTTCCCATTTATTCAAAGTGGAGATAGGATGATGGGTTCGGTTTATAGTATTGTATTTATTTTGACTACTCTTGTATGTTTAATGATAATGGAAAAAGCTATAAGGCATTATTACAAAAGTGGCAATTTCTTTTATAGTTAA
- the cobU gene encoding bifunctional adenosylcobinamide kinase/adenosylcobinamide-phosphate guanylyltransferase, which translates to MITLVTGGARSGKSSFAESLYKDKKDVAYIATSKITDGEMEDRIRLHRESRPSYWRTFEGNYDLDRALGEERYYLLDCITVLTSNIMYDMTKDEERISMELQKSVEDTIYNELKALIDAVNDSGLELVMVTNEVGDSLVPGYHISRVFRDIQGRINQRIASISDRVYLVCCGIPVKLK; encoded by the coding sequence ATGATTACATTGGTGACAGGTGGAGCAAGAAGTGGAAAGAGCTCCTTTGCAGAAAGTTTATATAAAGACAAAAAAGATGTGGCATATATTGCCACATCTAAAATTACTGATGGGGAAATGGAAGATAGAATTAGACTTCACAGGGAATCTAGACCAAGTTACTGGAGAACCTTTGAAGGGAATTATGATTTAGATAGGGCCCTAGGAGAAGAAAGGTATTATCTACTTGATTGTATAACTGTTCTCACTTCAAATATCATGTATGATATGACAAAAGATGAAGAGAGAATTTCAATGGAACTTCAAAAAAGTGTCGAAGATACTATATACAATGAATTGAAAGCTTTAATAGATGCAGTAAATGATAGTGGACTAGAACTTGTAATGGTGACTAATGAAGTAGGAGACTCATTGGTTCCAGGATACCATATAAGCAGAGTATTTAGAGATATTCAAGGTAGAATAAATCAAAGGATAGCCTCTATTTCAGATAGAGTCTATTTGGTATGTTGTGGCATACCGGTGAAGTTAAAATGA
- a CDS encoding ABC transporter ATP-binding protein → MIQLQNISKSFSGKKVLDNINLEIFEGELVSLLGPSGCGKTTTLKIIAGLLKPDIGDILFNGNSVLKVPVEKRGAVIVFQDYLLFPHLNVEENIGFGLKMAKVDKEIRKKQVKKMLKLVQLKECNKKMPHELSGGQKQRVALARALAIEPKVLLLDEPFSNLDARLREDMRDLMLNIQKKLNITTILVTHDKEEALMTSDKIAIMLDGEIKQFATPLELYQRPCSKVVANFLGEKNYIDGSIVDGCFVSDICKFKTNFNNKKEISAMIRPEDIKLYSPGETDIKGIVKIKRYAGDRIYYTVGVGDIQLKLISNPNMNFQIGDEVSISIDYEKAIFF, encoded by the coding sequence ATGATTCAATTACAAAATATATCGAAGAGTTTTAGTGGTAAAAAAGTGTTAGATAATATCAACCTTGAAATTTTTGAAGGAGAATTAGTGTCACTATTAGGTCCATCTGGTTGTGGTAAGACTACTACTTTAAAGATTATTGCTGGATTGTTAAAACCAGATATAGGAGATATATTATTTAATGGTAATTCAGTATTAAAGGTTCCAGTAGAGAAGAGGGGAGCTGTAATAGTATTTCAAGACTATTTGTTATTTCCACATTTAAATGTGGAAGAAAACATTGGTTTTGGTCTAAAAATGGCAAAGGTAGATAAAGAAATTAGAAAGAAACAAGTAAAGAAGATGTTAAAACTAGTTCAACTAAAAGAATGCAATAAAAAAATGCCTCATGAACTTTCAGGGGGACAAAAGCAAAGGGTTGCACTAGCTAGGGCTTTGGCAATTGAGCCTAAGGTACTCCTTCTTGATGAACCATTCTCTAATTTAGATGCGAGACTTAGAGAAGATATGAGAGATTTAATGCTTAATATACAAAAGAAACTTAATATTACTACAATATTGGTAACTCATGATAAGGAAGAAGCCTTAATGACTTCAGACAAAATAGCGATTATGTTAGATGGAGAAATAAAGCAATTTGCAACTCCATTAGAATTATATCAAAGGCCTTGCTCTAAGGTAGTAGCTAATTTTTTAGGAGAAAAAAATTATATTGATGGCAGCATTGTAGATGGGTGTTTTGTTAGTGATATTTGCAAATTTAAAACAAACTTTAATAATAAAAAAGAGATTAGTGCAATGATTAGACCTGAAGATATTAAGCTATATTCTCCAGGTGAAACTGATATTAAAGGTATAGTAAAAATAAAAAGATATGCAGGAGATAGAATATATTATACTGTAGGAGTAGGAGATATTCAGTTGAAATTAATATCTAATCCTAATATGAACTTTCAAATAGGTGATGAAGTTTCTATTTCAATAGATTATGAAAAAGCAATATTTTTTTAG
- the cobS gene encoding adenosylcobinamide-GDP ribazoletransferase, with amino-acid sequence MIKGLILCIQFLTRIPINIPVDFNKENLSRSTFFYPFTGMIIGGIAGLVYYLASHVNTDIASFLAVTTIIIVTGGLHLDGLGDTFDGFLSARDRERILEIMKDSRIGTYGVVAIILDILLKYVVISNLNGNVPLFLALSCGNGRLVSVIFMSFFKTARPGGIGDTLVKSNPKKYALSGAILYSIMTFLINPWYLIPLGISLVYASFITVKTYKIIGGFTGDVYGASIETTEIVSLLAFMGVSAWM; translated from the coding sequence ATGATTAAGGGACTTATATTATGTATTCAATTTCTCACAAGGATACCTATAAATATACCAGTTGATTTCAATAAAGAAAATTTGTCTAGGTCTACATTTTTCTATCCCTTTACAGGAATGATAATAGGTGGAATTGCAGGCTTAGTTTATTATCTAGCTTCTCATGTAAATACTGATATAGCGTCATTTTTAGCTGTAACTACTATAATAATTGTTACAGGTGGTCTTCACTTAGATGGTCTTGGAGATACTTTTGATGGATTTCTTTCTGCTAGGGACAGGGAAAGAATACTTGAGATAATGAAAGATAGTAGGATAGGTACCTATGGAGTTGTAGCTATAATACTAGATATATTGCTTAAATATGTTGTTATATCAAATTTAAATGGAAATGTTCCATTGTTTTTAGCCTTATCTTGTGGTAATGGAAGACTTGTATCAGTGATATTTATGTCTTTTTTTAAAACTGCTAGACCCGGTGGGATAGGAGATACTCTTGTAAAAAGCAATCCTAAAAAATATGCATTGTCAGGGGCAATATTGTATAGCATAATGACATTTTTGATAAATCCGTGGTATTTGATTCCATTGGGAATATCATTAGTTTATGCAAGTTTTATAACTGTAAAAACCTATAAGATTATTGGTGGATTTACAGGAGATGTATATGGTGCTAGCATTGAAACTACTGAGATAGTTTCACTATTGGCATTCATGGGGGTATCAGCATGGATGTGA
- a CDS encoding histidine phosphatase family protein encodes MDVIFVRHGETLENKGRIYGSPDTSLSEKGKEQILNTKKIVESISFEKVYISPLKRTIETSKLLGLDGILEPRVKEINFGIFEGKTYEEIKREYPEETYAWTDDYINYRIPKGESLMDLYNRTSNFLEEVVGEDKDTIVVTHEGVIKCALCWVFDDIEYFYRFKVRNGSITTITINDGYKYIKL; translated from the coding sequence ATGGATGTGATTTTTGTAAGGCATGGGGAAACTTTGGAGAATAAAGGCAGAATATATGGAAGTCCAGATACTTCTCTATCTGAAAAAGGGAAAGAACAAATACTTAATACTAAAAAGATAGTGGAAAGTATTTCTTTTGAAAAGGTATATATAAGTCCATTAAAGAGGACTATTGAAACATCAAAGCTCTTAGGTTTGGATGGGATTTTAGAACCAAGAGTCAAAGAAATAAACTTCGGGATATTTGAAGGAAAGACTTATGAAGAAATAAAAAGAGAATACCCAGAGGAAACCTATGCTTGGACAGATGACTATATAAACTATAGGATACCTAAGGGAGAAAGTTTGATGGATTTATATAATAGAACATCAAACTTTCTAGAAGAAGTTGTGGGAGAAGATAAAGACACGATAGTTGTTACTCATGAAGGGGTAATAAAATGTGCCCTATGCTGGGTATTTGACGATATAGAGTACTTCTACAGGTTCAAGGTGAGAAACGGTAGTATTACAACAATAACTATAAATGATGGTTATAAATATATAAAGCTGTAG
- a CDS encoding ABC transporter permease: MIVILGIFASGLIMGFIQSLGHFEAVGLHEYTLRYYKEVLNSKDFLSSLGFSLYTSLVSSIIAIVLGVLLSYSILKTKSNNGLVEAIYKLPIIVPHIVAVLLVYNILAQSGIFPRILYSIGLIKEPTQFPSLLHERNGVGIIIAYIWKEIPFVAMVTYTILSNLSYNLSEVALNLGATKRQVFFHVILPIIMPTVFSAFIIIFAFSFGAYEVPLLLGPTYPKALPVKAFIEYNNPDLTNRPYAMVINMILTFVSLFLVGVYYKTFELISKYKG; encoded by the coding sequence ATGATAGTTATACTAGGAATATTTGCTTCAGGGCTAATAATGGGATTTATTCAAAGCTTAGGACATTTTGAAGCTGTAGGTCTTCATGAATATACTCTTAGATATTACAAGGAAGTACTTAATAGCAAAGATTTTTTATCATCTTTAGGATTTAGCCTATATACTTCCTTGGTATCATCCATCATAGCTATAGTTTTGGGGGTGTTATTATCCTATTCCATACTTAAAACTAAGAGCAATAACGGATTAGTAGAAGCTATATATAAATTGCCAATTATTGTACCACATATAGTTGCAGTGCTTCTTGTGTACAATATTCTAGCACAAAGTGGGATATTTCCTAGAATTCTATATTCAATAGGTTTAATAAAAGAACCAACTCAATTTCCATCCCTTCTTCATGAGAGGAATGGGGTGGGAATAATTATCGCTTATATATGGAAGGAAATACCTTTCGTAGCCATGGTTACCTATACTATTTTAAGCAATTTAAGTTATAACCTTTCTGAAGTAGCCCTAAATCTTGGGGCTACTAAAAGACAGGTGTTTTTTCATGTCATTCTTCCTATAATAATGCCAACTGTATTTTCAGCATTTATTATTATTTTTGCGTTTTCATTTGGAGCATATGAAGTTCCTTTGCTTTTAGGTCCTACATATCCAAAAGCTTTGCCTGTTAAAGCATTTATAGAATATAATAATCCAGATTTAACAAATAGACCATATGCTATGGTTATAAATATGATATTAACTTTTGTATCATTATTCTTAGTAGGGGTTTATTATAAAACCTTTGAATTAATTTCAAAATATAAAGGATGA